A section of the Candidatus Binatia bacterium genome encodes:
- the clpP gene encoding ATP-dependent Clp protease proteolytic subunit, whose product MLPMDQSEMHSFDLQVLGNAVPAEARGVVKAIAQRLFETRTIIICGEITMPLAHAVVAQALALASVSDEDITVFVHSPGGHVESADTIYDILTFIRPRVRMIGTGWVASAGAHIFLAAEKSDRYCLPNTRFLLHQPAGTAGGRATDLEIEAQEILKMRARLSRIIAEKTGQPLKRVERDTERNFWMSAEEALEYGLVSKIIRRADELKG is encoded by the coding sequence ATGCTTCCCATGGACCAATCCGAGATGCATTCATTCGACTTGCAGGTACTCGGCAACGCTGTGCCGGCTGAAGCGCGCGGCGTCGTCAAGGCGATTGCCCAAAGGCTGTTCGAAACCCGCACGATCATTATTTGCGGGGAAATCACCATGCCTCTAGCCCATGCCGTGGTGGCCCAGGCTCTCGCCCTGGCTTCGGTTTCCGATGAAGACATCACGGTATTTGTGCACTCGCCTGGCGGGCATGTCGAATCCGCCGATACCATTTACGACATCCTCACATTCATCCGGCCGCGCGTGCGCATGATTGGCACTGGATGGGTGGCCAGTGCCGGCGCACACATTTTTTTGGCCGCAGAGAAATCCGACCGCTATTGCCTGCCCAACACCCGCTTCCTCTTGCACCAACCGGCGGGCACCGCCGGAGGACGCGCCACGGACCTGGAGATCGAGGCCCAGGAAATTCTCAAAATGCGTGCTCGTCTGAGCCGAATCATTGCCGAAAAAACAGGGCAGCCCCTCAAACGTGTGGAGCGGGACACGGAAAGGAACTTTTGGATGTCCGCGGAGGAGGCGTTGGAGTACGGCCTTGTCAGCAAGATTATCCGTCGTGCCGATGAACTGAAGGGCTGA
- the nifJ gene encoding pyruvate-flavodoxin oxidoreductase, with translation MDANEAVASVAYRLSEIIAIYPITPASPMGEWADEWSALGRRNLWGTVPRVIEMQSEAGAIAAIHGAIQAGALATTFTASQGLLLMIPDLYKIAGELTPFCMHVAARTVATHALSIFGDHSDVMACRPTGFALLCSASVQEAQDLACIAHAATLESRVPFLHFFDGFRTSHEVAKIYPVSDQELLALIPHDAVSAHRARALTPDRPVLRGSSHNPDTYFQAREAVNPFYDALPRILRNIMARFATVTGRKYNLFQYDGHPAAERVIVAMGSACETAAEVVEELAARGERVGLVRVRLFRPFSAADFLDTLPETVEAMAILDRTKEPGSSGEPLYQEIAAALIHSWTERFPERPLPRIIGGRYGLASKEFSPAMVRAIVDELARPRPRHRFTVGIVDDVTHLSLPVSEPAAPEPDDVWRGIFFGLGSDGTVGANKNSVKIIGERTPLWAQAYFVYDSKKSGSVTVSHLRFSPRPIRSAYLIRSANFVACHRFSLLERQNLLEVAAPGATVLFNAPFAPEALWSQLPFEAQSIALERGLKLFTIDAHQLAQRFDLGGRINTIMQICFFKLAALLPLAEAYEAVKEAIVDTYGRSGEKTVARNIAAVDAALDHLDPVPLGEVSATRRCTPPAVLDPRPFVREVTAALLSGLGDQLPVSVFPVDGTWPTGTSKWEKRNIALEIPVWDSAVCIQCNKCALVCPHAAIRAKVFPTEALHAAPESFVAVPYKGHEFPQHSYTIQVAPEDCTGCRLCYAICPAKDRSNPRHKALEMAAQPPLVERERRNYEFFLSLPEPDRRQLHLDVKTSQFLDPLFEYSGACAGCGETPYIKLLTQLFGDRLLIANATGCSSIYGGNLPTTPYTTNSSGRGPAWSNSLFEDNAEFALGMRLAVDHLGDLARMLLCRLRTELGGELVRALLEAEQHTEAEIAAQRERVAELRSRLERLQHRPEARVLAEIADYLVKKSVWAIGGDGWAYDIGFGGLDHVLASGANVNILVLDTEVYSNTGGQQSKATPLGAAAKFATAGKATPKKDLGLIAMAYGNVYVARIAFAARDQHTLRTFLEAEAYPGPSLLIAYSHCIAHGYDLAFGADQQRRAVQSGYWPIYRFDPRLIAKGENPLQIDMPEPRLPLKEFAYQEARFRMVEQTNRERFRSLMEQEQNEILRRFRLYEQIARLKLPLSSDTHGDGGLP, from the coding sequence ATGGATGCCAACGAAGCGGTGGCCTCCGTCGCGTATCGGCTGAGCGAAATTATCGCGATTTATCCCATCACCCCGGCCTCTCCGATGGGGGAATGGGCGGATGAATGGTCCGCCCTCGGCCGCAGAAACCTGTGGGGAACAGTGCCACGAGTGATCGAGATGCAGTCCGAAGCGGGCGCGATCGCAGCGATCCATGGTGCAATCCAAGCGGGGGCGCTGGCCACCACATTCACAGCCTCTCAGGGGCTCCTTTTGATGATCCCCGATCTGTACAAAATCGCGGGTGAACTGACTCCGTTTTGCATGCACGTTGCGGCAAGGACGGTGGCTACGCATGCCCTCTCTATTTTTGGCGACCACTCCGATGTGATGGCCTGCCGCCCGACTGGCTTCGCACTGCTCTGCAGTGCCTCCGTCCAGGAGGCGCAGGATCTCGCCTGCATCGCTCACGCAGCAACGCTCGAAAGTCGCGTCCCTTTTCTCCATTTCTTCGATGGATTTCGGACCTCGCACGAGGTGGCCAAGATCTATCCTGTAAGCGACCAAGAGCTTTTGGCTCTAATCCCACACGACGCCGTCTCCGCCCACCGGGCGCGCGCCCTGACCCCCGACCGGCCCGTCTTGCGCGGTTCCTCGCACAATCCGGACACTTATTTCCAAGCTCGCGAGGCGGTCAATCCGTTTTACGATGCCTTGCCCCGCATCCTTCGAAACATAATGGCACGTTTTGCCACAGTCACAGGCCGCAAATACAACCTCTTCCAATACGACGGACATCCAGCCGCAGAACGGGTGATCGTAGCGATGGGCTCGGCATGCGAGACCGCCGCCGAGGTCGTGGAGGAGCTGGCAGCCCGCGGGGAGCGCGTTGGGCTTGTGCGCGTACGACTCTTCCGCCCATTTTCGGCGGCGGACTTTCTCGACACGCTGCCCGAGACCGTCGAGGCAATGGCTATCTTGGATCGGACGAAAGAGCCGGGATCGAGCGGAGAGCCGCTGTACCAAGAAATTGCCGCCGCACTCATTCACTCGTGGACGGAACGGTTTCCGGAGCGACCTTTGCCCCGGATCATCGGCGGCCGCTACGGTCTGGCTTCAAAGGAGTTTTCGCCGGCCATGGTCCGGGCCATCGTTGACGAATTGGCGCGCCCCCGGCCCCGGCACCGCTTTACAGTCGGAATCGTTGACGATGTCACCCACCTCTCTTTGCCCGTGTCCGAACCAGCCGCACCGGAGCCCGACGACGTATGGCGGGGCATCTTTTTCGGACTCGGTTCCGACGGCACCGTGGGCGCAAACAAAAATTCCGTGAAAATTATCGGCGAGCGCACTCCACTGTGGGCGCAGGCGTACTTTGTGTACGACTCCAAAAAGTCCGGCTCGGTCACAGTATCCCACTTACGCTTTTCTCCGCGACCCATCCGCTCGGCGTACCTGATTCGCAGCGCCAATTTCGTCGCCTGCCATCGTTTCTCTCTTCTCGAGCGGCAGAATCTTCTCGAAGTAGCCGCCCCCGGGGCAACCGTGTTATTCAACGCGCCGTTTGCACCGGAAGCGCTATGGAGCCAACTCCCCTTCGAGGCCCAATCCATTGCTCTCGAACGTGGCCTAAAGCTCTTCACGATCGATGCACACCAACTGGCCCAACGGTTTGACTTGGGCGGTCGCATCAATACCATCATGCAAATTTGTTTTTTCAAACTCGCGGCGCTGTTACCCCTCGCCGAGGCCTACGAAGCCGTAAAGGAAGCCATTGTGGACACCTACGGTCGCTCCGGTGAAAAAACCGTGGCGCGCAACATTGCTGCAGTCGATGCTGCGCTGGACCACCTTGACCCCGTGCCGTTGGGAGAAGTCTCTGCAACTCGCCGCTGTACGCCACCTGCCGTTCTCGACCCGCGCCCGTTTGTGCGAGAAGTCACCGCGGCACTTTTGAGCGGCCTCGGCGACCAACTTCCTGTGAGCGTGTTTCCCGTTGACGGAACGTGGCCAACGGGCACGTCGAAATGGGAGAAGCGGAACATCGCCCTGGAAATTCCCGTTTGGGATTCGGCCGTGTGCATCCAGTGCAACAAATGTGCGCTGGTCTGCCCGCACGCGGCAATCCGCGCAAAGGTTTTTCCCACCGAGGCGTTACACGCAGCCCCCGAATCCTTTGTCGCGGTTCCCTACAAAGGGCACGAATTTCCCCAGCATTCTTACACCATCCAAGTAGCCCCAGAAGACTGCACCGGATGCCGCCTCTGTTACGCCATTTGCCCGGCAAAGGACCGCAGCAATCCACGCCACAAAGCCTTGGAAATGGCCGCACAGCCGCCGCTAGTCGAACGGGAGAGGCGCAATTACGAATTCTTCCTTTCCCTGCCGGAACCGGATCGCCGCCAGCTTCACCTGGACGTGAAGACTTCACAGTTCCTGGATCCGTTGTTCGAGTACTCCGGAGCATGTGCCGGCTGCGGGGAAACACCATACATTAAGCTACTCACCCAGCTCTTTGGCGATCGGTTACTCATCGCCAACGCTACGGGCTGCTCCTCTATCTACGGGGGCAACCTTCCCACGACTCCGTACACCACGAACTCGTCGGGCCGAGGCCCGGCGTGGTCCAACTCCCTGTTCGAGGATAACGCGGAATTTGCGCTTGGCATGCGCCTGGCGGTGGACCACCTCGGCGACCTTGCCCGCATGCTTCTTTGTCGACTCCGCACGGAACTCGGTGGAGAGCTGGTTCGCGCCTTGCTCGAAGCCGAGCAACACACCGAGGCCGAAATCGCCGCACAACGCGAGCGAGTCGCCGAGCTGCGCTCGCGATTAGAGCGACTGCAACACCGCCCGGAAGCACGTGTTCTGGCCGAGATCGCCGACTACCTCGTCAAGAAAAGCGTCTGGGCCATCGGCGGAGACGGCTGGGCGTACGACATCGGTTTTGGAGGCTTGGATCATGTGCTGGCCTCTGGCGCTAACGTCAACATTCTCGTGCTCGATACCGAGGTGTACTCGAACACGGGAGGACAGCAATCGAAGGCCACACCTTTAGGGGCGGCCGCCAAATTCGCCACTGCCGGTAAAGCAACACCCAAAAAAGACCTAGGGTTGATCGCCATGGCCTATGGCAATGTTTACGTTGCGCGAATCGCCTTCGCGGCCCGCGACCAGCACACACTGCGTACATTCCTCGAAGCCGAAGCGTACCCCGGCCCTTCCTTGCTCATCGCCTACAGCCACTGCATCGCACATGGGTACGATCTTGCTTTTGGCGCGGACCAACAACGACGGGCCGTACAATCTGGTTACTGGCCGATTTATCGGTTCGACCCTCGCCTCATTGCAAAGGGCGAGAACCCTTTACAAATTGATATGCCCGAGCCGCGCCTGCCCCTGAAGGAATTTGCTTACCAAGAAGCGCGGTTTCGCATGGTAGAGCAAACCAACCGCGAACGCTTTCGCTCCCTCATGGAACAAGAGCAAAACGAAATTTTGCGGCGCTTTCGCCTGTATGAACAAATCGCCCGCCTCAAACTCCCACTCTCGTCCGATACGCACGGTGACGGAGGATTGCCATGA